The Bacillus carboniphilus sequence TCATTCTTCAAGTCTAATTTATGATTGTTAAGCTTTACTGTGTTGTTGTCAAGCCATTGTACATCCACGTTTACAACTCTTCTTTCAAAATAAATCAATTTCTTAAACCATAATGGACCATTTAATTCCCCTTCAACTCGGAAAGAGCCCATTGCTCCTGGGTTAATGACAAAGAAATCAATCGTATATTCACCATCTGGCGAATGAGTAGTCAATATATGTTTTGTTCCGTCTCCCACACCACCAAATGTAAGCATCATGAGTGTATGAAAAGTAAGAACAGCTAAAAGCAAAAATGAAATCAATACAGTAAACCAGCTTCTAAATCTTGCAGTCCACTTATTCTTATAAAGTAATCCAATTAGTCCTAATATGAATGTGACTAAGGTGAGTAACAGTATAAAATAGGGCGATGCTATAACCCTGTGACCGTCAAGTAAAATGAAACAGTTTTTGCTCGTTATTTTGAAACACTTTGTTGCCCAAATATGGTAGAACGATGTTTCATACGATAACTATCTTCATTTAA is a genomic window containing:
- a CDS encoding DUF5412 family protein, with the translated sequence MISFLLLAVLTFHTLMMLTFGGVGDGTKHILTTHSPDGEYTIDFFVINPGAMGSFRVEGELNGPLWFKKLIYFERRVVNVDVQWLDNNTVKLNNHKLDLKNDETYLGD